One segment of Kryptolebias marmoratus isolate JLee-2015 linkage group LG23, ASM164957v2, whole genome shotgun sequence DNA contains the following:
- the dzip1 gene encoding zinc finger protein Dzip1 isoform X1, giving the protein MPFHDGVYYPYSSDTQGTHSSAGIPSLLNSPLSQHAGNAGPAGMTPSSGAPTLPPFKFRPRRESVDWRRINAVDVDLVASQLDVDALQEHIGTVTFCSLGGERCPRCQSPVDPALVKLLQLAQLTVEWLLHCQEFLGLNLRAAEERLAAAGREREQLLAQHGKQEERVRTLTAELKQRKKVIRTQQSLLAPRIISSHKCLHCDKSFLNSSFLQNHMQRRHPDEYQTQLQSDSEKKSQIESLKLEISTLKEQIVQQQQALQTKIAEEKEQQNMHKELLRELERFKAEEMARMDRKIEDSRDGMRREMEFLYNRNIQALSEANQTSRQEKAAGPVSAQPERDVDAYREVQLQAIHKLEQQMKKQDKKWESRLQEIKAQHESEKNQLLNELSRMQSSVTEHQQHGQRLQQEMSRRLQEKEQTIRAQREQIRSISSNPATKVVEVPGMVPSPWQQELVSIFSSYFAVSAPAPEPKAKRVVLEEPASALKLDPIQELSEEEKESSSVSERRPAASRAEPALANKQRTPSSALKRNPSIKKEMRPELELSVVKKLEGLGVRSDQSSLKNKELTSLLAKLKLKREAAGRTLPDYWRCREEMMSVVDQKLGAQRRSPDSRTRSKQPGQVMQIRPRSSSLPSRATQGTPGAAVKQPKTPQPAPRTRTSQPKTSTPNNRTALRVVTSRTPPFSSDDDSEEEESNTEEEEEEPQRSKSPKPRLNQSKASKPSPVLIRTASGSQASKAPLSRPAETRTPPAAKAESEEDEDDWSDVSELQEIDPKQLQGFKDQNGNIPKKSYEKDSKISDLARKMEKQFAERASKKPAGGVSILPERWDEVQELSFTDLEESSDWVVSSLEDKQEASKPTSLRGSGPLRKSLESPSTSVWGTSTGKGHKSGLTEAGTGSTLKSSLVSLSDISDSEDVSNKHS; this is encoded by the exons aTG CCGTTTCACGATGGAGTCTACTACCCCTACAGCAGTGACACCCAGGGGACCCACTCCTCCGCAGGGATCCCCTCCCTCCTGAACTCCCCGCTCAGCCAGCACGCCGGGAACGCCGGACCTGCGGGGATGACTCCGTCCAGCGGCGCCCCCACATTGCCCCCCTTCAAATTCCGCCCCCGCAGGGAGAGCGTGGACTGGCGACGCATCAACGCTGTGGACGTGGACCTGGTGGCGAGCCAGCTGGACGTGGACGCCCTCCAGGAGCACATCGGCACGGTGACCTTCTGCAGCCTGGGCGGCGAGCGGTGCCCGCGGTGCCAGAGCCCCGTGGACCCGGCGCTGGTCAAGCTCCTGCAGCTGGCCCAGCTGACGGTGGAGTGGCTCCTGCACTGCCAGGAGTTCCTCGGCCTGAACCTGCGGGCGGCGGAGGAGAGGCTGGCGGCGGCCGGTAGGGAGCGCGAGCAGCTGCTGGCTCAGCACGGCAAGCAGGAGGAGAGGGTGAGGACGCTGACGGCCGAGCTCAAGCAGCGCAAGAAGGTCATCCGGACCCAGCAGTCGCTGCTGGCGCCACGAATCATCAGCAGCCACAAG TGTCTGCACTGCGATAAGTCCTTCCTGAACTCCTCATTCCTCCAGAACCACATGCAGCGTCGGCATCCTGACGAGTATCAGACCC AGCTGCAGTCCGACAGTGAGAAGAAATCCCAGATCGAAAGCCTCAAGCTGGAGATCAGCACCCTGAAGGAGCAGAtcgttcagcagcagcaggcttTGCAAACCAAAATAGCCGAG gagaaggagcagcagaacaTGCACAAGGAGCTGCTGAGAGAACTGGAGCGCTTCAAGGCGGAGGAGATGGCTCGCATGGACAGGAAGATCGAGGACAGCAGGGACGGCATGCGCAGGGAGATGGAGTTCCTCTACAACCGAAACATTCAGGCTCTCAGC GAAGCAAACCAGACGTCCAGGCAGGAGAAGGCCGCCGGCCCCGTGAGCGCGCAGCCAGAGAGAGACGTGGACGCCTACAGAGAGGTGCAGCTCCAAGCCATCCACAAGCTGGAGCAACAGATGAAGAAGCAG gataaaaaaTGGGAATCCAGACTGCAGGAAATTAAAGCTCAACACGAGTCTGAAAAGAATCAG ttGCTGAACGAGCTGAGCAGGATGCAGTCGTCCGTGACGGAGCACCAGCAGCACGGCCAGCGGCTGCAGCAGGAGATGAGCAGGAGGCTGCAGGAGAAGGAGCAGACCATCAGGGCCCAGAGGGAGCAG ATAAGGAGCATTTCCTCCAATCCAGCCACTAAAGTGGTTGAAGTCCCAGGTATGGTTCCCTCTCCTTGGCAGCAGGAACTTGTTTCCATCTTCTCCTCATACT TTGCTGTCAGCGCACCGGCCCCGGAGCCGAAAGCTAAGAGGGTTGTACTCG AGGAGCCAGCCTCTGCTCTTAAGCTGGATCCTATTCAGGAGTTGTCAGAAGAGGAGAAAG AGTCCAGCAGCGTCTCAGAGAGGAGGCCGGCGGCGAGCCGAGCTGAGCCTGCGCTGGCGAACAAGCAGAGGACGCCCAGCAGCGCGCTGAAGAGGAACCCCAGCATCAAGAAGGAGATGAGACCAGAGCTGGAACTCTCCGTCGTCAAGAAACTAGAAGGCCTGGGGGTCAGGAGT GATCAGAGCAGCCTAAAGAACAAGGAGCTCACGTCCCTCCTGGCCAAGTTAAAGTTGAAGCGGGAGGCCGCTGGGAGAACCTTGCCTGACTACTGGAGGTGTCGGGAGGAGATGATGAGCGTCGTGGATCAGAAACTGGGAGCTCAGAGGAGATCTCCGGACTCTCGCACCAGATCCAAGCAGCCTGGTCAAG TGATGCAGATCCGCCCGCGCTCCAGCAGCCTGCCCTCCAGAGCCACCCAGGGGACGCCCGGAGCCGCCGTCAAACAGCCCAAGACCCCGCAGCCGGCTccaagaaccagaaccagccagCCCAAGACATCTACACCCAACAACAGGACTGCTCTGAGGGTCGTCACAAGCAG aaCTCCTCCTTTTAGTTCAGATGATGActctgaggaggaagagtcCAACacggaagaggaggaggaggagccccAGAGGAGCAAGTCACCGAAACCCAGATTAAACCAGAGCAAAGCCAGTAAGCCCAGTCCGGTTCTGATCAGGACCGCTTCGGGCAGCCAGGCCTCCAAAGCCCCGCTGTCCCGACCGGCAGAGACCCGGACGCCGCCCGCCGCAAAGGCGGAGAGcgaggaggacgaggatgaCTGGTCGGACGTCAGCGAGCTGCAGGAGATCGACCCCAAACAGCTGCAGGGCTTTAAAGACCAGAACGGAAACATTCCGAAGAAAAGCTACGAGAAAG acagCAAAATCAGTGACTTGGCCAGAAAAATGGAGAAGCAGTTTGCAGAGAGAGCGTCGAAGAAGCCAGCAGGGGGCGTCAGCATCTTACCTGAGAGATGGGATGAGGTTCAGGAGCTCTCG TTTACAGACCTGGAGGAGAGCAGCGACTGGGTGGTCTCCTCTTTagaggacaaacaggaagcgTCCAAACCCACATCTCTCCGTGGCTCGGGACCCCTGAGGAAGAGCCTGGAGTCGCCCAGCACCAGCGTGTGGGGAACCTCCACAGGAAAGGGACACAAATCAG GTCTGACCGAAGCTGGAACAGGAAGCACCCTGAAGAGCAGCCTGGTCTCCCTGAGTGACATCAGCGACTCGGAGGACGTCAGCAATAAACACAGTTAG